From one Tsukamurella tyrosinosolvens genomic stretch:
- the hutC gene encoding histidine utilization repressor: MTIADTEVASLYRAQRLPGPAYRRLKELVVEQIASGRWTEGQQLPAETQLATSLGLSRMTVNRALRELTAEGLVVRTAGVGSFVAKPKASSALFEVHSIADEVAARGHRHRAEVRTLTAESADARAASDLDVPEGAAVFHSVLVHYEDDRAIQLEDRLVVAAEAPDYLGQDFTRRTPHDYLMEIAPLMRGEHVVEAVTPTAEQRRLLQLGEHEAGLMIRRRTWSRDRVVSVARLLHPGTRYRLEGVFDA, translated from the coding sequence GTGACGATTGCGGACACGGAGGTGGCGTCGCTCTACCGCGCGCAGCGACTGCCCGGCCCCGCGTACCGCCGGCTCAAGGAACTCGTCGTCGAGCAGATCGCCAGTGGCCGCTGGACCGAGGGGCAGCAGCTCCCCGCGGAGACGCAGTTGGCCACCTCGCTCGGCCTGTCGCGCATGACGGTCAACCGCGCGCTGCGTGAGCTCACCGCCGAGGGCCTGGTGGTGCGCACCGCCGGCGTCGGCTCCTTCGTGGCGAAGCCGAAGGCCAGCTCCGCACTCTTCGAGGTGCACTCCATCGCCGACGAGGTGGCCGCGCGCGGCCACCGGCATCGCGCCGAAGTCCGCACCCTGACAGCGGAATCCGCCGATGCTCGCGCGGCGTCGGATCTGGACGTCCCAGAGGGTGCCGCGGTCTTCCACTCGGTGCTGGTGCACTACGAGGACGACCGCGCGATCCAGCTCGAGGACCGGCTCGTCGTCGCGGCGGAAGCGCCCGACTACCTCGGCCAGGACTTCACGCGGCGCACGCCGCACGACTACCTCATGGAGATCGCCCCGCTGATGCGCGGCGAGCACGTCGTCGAGGCGGTCACACCGACCGCGGAGCAGCGCCGCCTCCTGCAGCTCGGCGAGCACGAGGCGGGCCTGATGATCCGGCGCCGCACGTGGTCCCGCGATCGAGTCGTCTCCGTCGCCCGGCTCCTGCACCCGGGTACGCGGTACCGGCTCGAGGGCGTCTTCGACGCGTAG
- the ligA gene encoding NAD-dependent DNA ligase LigA: MAKELTEDDRRAWQELAEEVRGHQFRYYVQDAPVLSDGEFDALLRRLQEMETAFPELAVADSPTKLVGGGFSTEFTAVDHLERMMSLDNVFDEGELRDWIARVQKDVGGEVVFLTELKIDGVALNLVYENGSLVRGATRGDGRTGEDVTLNARTLRDVPHVLTPSDEFPIPEVLEVRGEVFFRLADFEELNAGLVAEGKPPFANPRNSAAGSLRQKNPQITSRRRLGMICHGLGRIQGEWSPSSLHDAYRALAAWGLPVSAHTKQVSGADAVVDRVFYWGEHRHDPEHEIDGLVVKVDEISLQRRLGATSRAPRWAIAYKYPPEEVTTKLLDIRVNVGRTGRVTPYAYMAPVTVAGSTVEFATLHNASEVERKGVLIGDTVTIRKAGDVIPEVLGPVVDLRDGTERPFVMPVTCPECGATLAPSKEGDADIRCPNTETCPAQLRERLFYLAGRNCFDIEGLGYEAASALTASPVLHNEGDVFSLTEEDLLQVPLFTNDGGTLSANAQRLLTNLDVAKNKPLWRVLVGLSIRHVGPSAARALAQELGSLDAIAEAGVDRLAEVDGVGRTIAEAVLDWFTVEWHREIVEKWRAAGVRLEDERDESVQRTLEGMSIVVTGSLQNYSRDEAKEAILVRGGKAASSVSKKTAFVVIGDAPGSKADKAEQLGVPILDEDGFTTLLTEGPDAVRPPEADEADEPAPE, from the coding sequence ATGGCGAAGGAGCTGACCGAGGACGACCGCCGCGCGTGGCAGGAACTCGCGGAGGAGGTGCGCGGGCACCAGTTCCGGTACTACGTGCAGGACGCGCCCGTGCTCTCCGACGGGGAGTTCGACGCGCTGCTGCGTCGCCTGCAGGAGATGGAGACCGCGTTCCCGGAGCTCGCGGTGGCCGATTCGCCCACCAAGCTGGTGGGCGGCGGATTCTCCACGGAGTTCACCGCGGTCGATCACCTCGAGCGGATGATGTCGCTGGACAACGTCTTCGACGAGGGGGAGCTGCGCGACTGGATCGCGCGCGTGCAGAAGGACGTCGGGGGCGAGGTCGTCTTCCTCACCGAGCTCAAGATCGACGGTGTCGCCCTCAACCTGGTGTACGAGAACGGCTCCCTGGTGCGGGGCGCCACGCGCGGCGACGGCCGCACCGGCGAGGACGTGACGCTCAACGCCCGCACCCTCCGGGACGTGCCGCACGTACTCACCCCGTCGGACGAGTTCCCGATCCCCGAGGTGCTGGAGGTCCGCGGCGAGGTCTTCTTCCGGCTCGCCGACTTCGAGGAGCTCAACGCCGGCCTCGTCGCGGAGGGCAAGCCGCCCTTCGCCAATCCGCGCAACTCCGCGGCCGGATCGCTGCGCCAGAAGAACCCGCAGATCACCTCGCGGCGCCGGCTCGGGATGATCTGCCACGGCCTGGGGCGGATCCAGGGTGAGTGGTCGCCGTCCTCGCTGCACGACGCCTACCGCGCCCTCGCGGCCTGGGGCCTGCCGGTCTCGGCCCACACCAAGCAGGTGTCCGGGGCCGACGCCGTGGTCGACCGCGTCTTCTACTGGGGCGAGCACCGGCACGACCCGGAGCACGAGATCGACGGCCTGGTGGTGAAGGTCGACGAGATCTCCCTCCAGCGCCGCCTCGGCGCCACCTCGCGCGCGCCGCGCTGGGCCATCGCCTACAAGTACCCGCCGGAGGAGGTGACCACGAAGCTGCTCGACATCCGGGTCAACGTGGGCCGCACCGGCCGCGTCACGCCGTACGCCTACATGGCACCGGTCACCGTCGCGGGCTCGACGGTCGAGTTCGCGACGCTGCACAACGCCTCCGAGGTGGAGCGCAAGGGCGTGCTCATCGGCGACACCGTCACCATCCGCAAAGCCGGCGACGTGATCCCCGAGGTGCTCGGCCCCGTGGTCGACCTGCGCGACGGCACCGAGCGGCCCTTCGTCATGCCCGTCACCTGCCCGGAGTGCGGCGCGACCCTCGCGCCGTCGAAGGAGGGTGACGCCGACATCCGCTGCCCCAACACCGAGACCTGCCCCGCCCAGCTCCGCGAGCGTCTGTTCTACCTGGCCGGACGGAACTGCTTCGACATCGAGGGGCTGGGCTACGAGGCCGCCTCCGCGCTCACCGCCTCGCCGGTGCTGCACAACGAGGGCGACGTCTTCTCGCTCACGGAGGAGGACCTGCTGCAGGTCCCGCTGTTCACCAACGACGGCGGCACCCTCTCGGCGAACGCGCAGCGCCTCCTCACCAATCTCGATGTGGCCAAGAACAAGCCGCTGTGGCGCGTGCTCGTGGGACTGTCCATCCGCCACGTCGGGCCGTCGGCGGCGCGGGCGCTCGCGCAGGAACTCGGCAGTCTCGACGCGATCGCCGAGGCCGGCGTCGACCGGCTCGCGGAGGTCGACGGGGTCGGCCGCACGATCGCCGAGGCGGTGCTCGACTGGTTCACGGTCGAGTGGCACCGCGAGATCGTCGAGAAGTGGCGCGCCGCGGGTGTGCGCCTCGAGGACGAGCGGGACGAGTCCGTGCAGCGCACGCTCGAGGGCATGTCCATCGTGGTCACCGGATCCCTGCAGAACTACTCCCGTGACGAGGCCAAGGAGGCGATCCTCGTGCGCGGAGGGAAGGCGGCGAGCAGCGTCTCCAAGAAGACGGCCTTCGTCGTGATCGGCGACGCGCCCGGTTCCAAGGCCGACAAGGCGGAGCAGCTGGGCGTGCCGATCCTCGACGAGGACGGCTTCACCACGCTCCTCACGGAGGGGCCGGACGCGGTGCGGCCGCCGGAGGCCGACGAAGCGGACGAGCCGGCACCGGAATGA
- a CDS encoding IclR family transcriptional regulator produces MSASPAVGRALDILLLLAGKPGPVSAAALARELDLPRSSVYHILTVLQDRGFVVHLPEQQGYGLGVTAFEIGSAYLRHAPLERLAQPILHRLAIQLGQAVHLGVLHGNETLYLLKERPSSGPAAEVSLITDVGVRLPAHLTANGRAILAALPDAQVAALYTRSSALVSRTGRGPRTLAELRRLLAETRERGWADEVEDVTAGLRSVGAAVFDHSGHPVAALSTTWRRHLALPEPGTVGQILRDGAARLTSRISGRAPE; encoded by the coding sequence ATGAGCGCCTCGCCCGCGGTGGGCCGCGCCCTCGACATCCTCCTGCTCCTGGCCGGGAAGCCGGGGCCGGTGTCGGCGGCGGCGCTGGCGCGGGAACTCGACCTGCCGCGGTCGTCGGTCTATCACATCCTCACAGTCCTGCAGGACCGCGGTTTCGTCGTGCACCTGCCCGAGCAGCAGGGCTACGGCCTCGGCGTCACGGCCTTCGAGATCGGCTCCGCGTACCTGCGGCACGCCCCGCTGGAGCGGCTCGCTCAGCCGATCCTGCACCGCCTCGCGATCCAGCTGGGACAGGCCGTGCACCTCGGCGTGCTGCACGGCAACGAGACGCTGTACCTGCTCAAGGAGCGGCCGTCATCGGGGCCGGCCGCCGAGGTCTCGCTCATCACCGACGTGGGGGTGCGGCTGCCGGCGCACCTCACCGCCAACGGCCGCGCCATCCTCGCCGCCCTGCCGGACGCGCAGGTGGCCGCCCTGTACACCCGGTCCTCGGCGCTGGTGAGCCGCACCGGCCGCGGCCCACGCACGCTCGCGGAGCTGCGCCGCCTCCTCGCGGAGACCAGGGAGCGGGGCTGGGCCGACGAGGTGGAGGACGTGACGGCGGGGCTCCGGTCCGTGGGTGCCGCGGTCTTCGACCACAGCGGGCACCCGGTCGCGGCCCTGTCGACCACGTGGCGACGCCACCTGGCCCTGCCCGAGCCCGGCACCGTCGGGCAGATCCTGCGCGACGGTGCCGCCCGGCTCACGTCCCGGATCTCGGGTCGCGCACCGGAGTAG